The DNA region GAGAGACTTAAAGGCACAGTAAAAGTGAGAATAAAAGACCAGCCAGTTATACAGGCATTAGTCGGCACCCAGGATATGGATGATGAGCTCATAGCAGCTAATATTGAATCGGTTCTAACGGTGCTGGATCAAAAGCTGGAGAAAGGGCGCAGCCAGATAAAATCCATGTACGTGAAAACCACCATGGGCCCTGTAGCGAGGGTGATCTAAATGCCACATGTAGCCGAATGGAAAAAAGAAGAGGTTAAAGAGCTTAAAAATCTGATTGACAGTCATCATGTAGTTGGAATGGCAGATCTTTCTGATATACCAGCTCCTCAGCTCCAGAAGATGCGACAGAATTTGCGAGGAAACGCCAAGCTAAAGATGTCCCGGAAAACCCTGATGGATCTGGCATTAAATGATTCAAAAAAGGTAAAAGTGGAAGATTTAACAAACCATATGGATGGTCAACCCGCCTTAATATTCACTGAAATGAACCCCTTCAAACTCTACAAAATCCTTGAAGGCAGTAAAACACCTGCTCCAGCTAGGGCAGGCAGTATAGCCATCACAGATATTGTGGTGCCTAAAGGTGATACCGGATTCATGCCCGGCCCCATACTGGGCGAATTGCAGAAGATCGGCATCCCTGCCAAAATCGAGAAGGGTAAAATTGTTATAACCGAAGACAAGACCCTAGTTGCAGAGGGAGATGAAATCTCACGTGACGTGGCCAGCATGCTAACCCGTCTGGACATATATCCACTGGAAGTGGGAATCAACCTTAAAGCAGCTTATGAAGACGAAACCATCTACACCTCTGATCTTCTAACCATAGATGAGGAAAAAACCATATCTGACTTACAGAAAGCATACACTCAGGCATTCAACCTTTCAGTAAATGCAGTGGTGTTCAACAGCGAATCCACACCTGCCCTCATATCCAAAGCAGCAGGCGAAGCACTGAACCTGGCTTTCAATGCAGAAGTATTAACCTCCAAAACAACCGACCTCTTACTGGCCAAAGCATACTCACAGATGCTGGCAATTGCTTCAGAGGCAGCAGCTCAAGATGCAGAATCAGTTGATGATGAACTTCGCGAGAAGTTAAATGCAACTGCCAGTGCAACAGAAGCCAAACCCGCTGAAGAAGAAAAAGAGGAAGAAAAGGAAGAGGAAGAGGAAGAGGAAGAAGAAGATAAAGAAGAGGATGCAGCCGCAGGTTTAGGTGCTCTCTTCGGATAATCAGTCATTAAATTGACTCATCAACCAATAAATAAATTGAAGTAATTTACTAAAAAACTGAATTGAAGTCTATTCAAACGGTTTAAAATTAAAATAAAGATATAATTTGAGGTGATCTCATGGAATACATATACGCAGCAATGTTATTGCACACAGCAGGTCAGGAAGTTAATGAAGAAAGTGTAAAGAAAATCTTAGAAGCAGCAGGATCTGATGCAGACGATGCAAGGATTAAAGCTTTAATAGCAGCTTTAGAAGATGTGGACATTGAAGAAGCTATGGAAAAAACCGCTGTAGCAGCCGCAGCACCAGCAGCCGCAGGTACAGCACCAGCAGCCGCAGAGGAAGAAGCTGAAGAAGAAGAAGAAGAAGAAGACGAAGAAGAGAAAGAAGAAGAAGCTGCTGCCGGCCTCGGCGCTCTTTTCGGATAGAACTTCTGCTGCCAAAAGCCCTATGGGCCTTTTGGCTTACTCTATTTTTTTTAATTTAAATATCATACTTTAATATAAATAATTAATCAGTTATTGATTAAACTTATATCCACATAAAAGCAATGAAATTATACGAAATAGAAGTTATATTAATAATATCTAATAATATAAGCTTGAATTAAAGTGATTATACTCATATTCATGGTTCTATTTAGATATTTAAATTTTAAGAAATTTTATTGATGATTAAAATGTCTGACCAGTTGAAAAAACTTGGTTACACCAAGAAAACCTGTAAAACCTGTGGAAATGATTTCTGGTCCATAGGAGAACGTGAAACATGTGGAGACGCACCTTGTGATGAATATCAGTTCATAGGAAATCCTGCCACACCCCAAAGCTATGACTTGTTTTCCATTCATGACATTTTCATCCGTTTCTTCACGGAGAGAGGTCACACCCCCATAAAACGATACCCTGTCCTGGCTAAAAGATGGAGAGATGACGTTTTTCTGGTAGGTGCATCCATCTACAATTTCCAGCCATGGGTAACATCCGGACAGGTTAAGCCACCAGCCAATCCCCTTGTAGTGGCTCAACCATCCATTCGCCTGAACGATGTGGATAATGTTGGGCGTACAGGCAGGCACATGACTTGCTTCACCATGGGAGGACACCATGCCTTTAATTCCTCTGAAAACGAGGTTTACTGGCAAGATGAAACTGTTAAATACTGTCATGACTTCATAACCCACCTGGGAATAGATGAAAAAGAAATTACCTTCATTGAATCATGGTGGGAAGGAGGAGGCAATGCAGGACCCTGTTATGAAGTCTGTGTCAGAGGAGTGGAACTGGCCACCCTGGTTTTCATCCAATACCGTACATTACCAGGGGGAGAAAAGGAAGAAATCCCCTTAAAAATTGTTGATACTGGTTACGGATTAGAAAGGTTTGCCTGGATTTCTCAGGGCACACCCACTGCCTATGATGCATCCTTCGGACCAGTTATAAAAGAACTCCAAGAAATGGCAGGAGTCAAACTCAACCATCGTATACTGGGAGAAAATGCCCAAGTAGCTGGTATGATGGATATTGAAGACATAGCTGATCTGAAAACCCTGCGTTCCAGAGTGGCAGAAAGACTGGGAATCACCCTAAAAGAGTTGAAAGAAGCCACCGAACCCATGGAAGCCATTTACGTTATTGCCGACCACACCCGTTGCCTGGCATTCATGCTGGCAGACGGAGTTATACCCTCCAACGTTAAAGAAGGTTACCTGGCCAGGCTGATCCTCAGAAGGACCATTCGTTTTATTAAAAAATTAGGACTCAAAGAGTCCCTGGAGGATATAATGAATATCCAGCTTAACTTCCTCTCCCAAACCTACCCTGAGATCAGGAATAATCAGGAGTCCATTCTGAAAATCATCAAATTGGAAGAGAAACGTTACCAAAAAACCATCAGCAAAGGACGGCAAATGGTCAAAAAAACCATCAAATATCTTAAAAAGGATAAAAAGGATGAAATGCCCCTGGAAACACTTGTCAAACTCTACGATTCCCAGGGCCTTCCCCCAGATACTGTGGCAGAGATAGCCCGAGATCTGGACTTCACAGTTAAAGTACCTGATAACTTTTACACATTAGTTGCAGAACAACATTCTGAAGAAGAGGTTGAAGAGGAAGCACCGGTGGAACTGGATTACCCTGAAACCGATCTATTATTCTATGATGAACCCCAAGAAACTGAATTCAGTGCCCGATTTCTGGGATTGTATGAAAATAACATCATCCTAGATCGTACCCTCTTTTATCCTGAAGGAGGGGGACAACCCTCTGATGTAGGCTTTTTAGACACTGGAGAAGAAAAGATCAGAATCCTGCATGTTGAAAAGCTTGATGGAATCATTCTGCACAAAGTGAAAGAAGAGAAACTGGAAAAACTTAAACACCGGGTTGGTTCCTCTTTCCGGGGGAGTATTGACTGGAACCGCCGTATTTCTCTGGCACGTAACCATACTGCAACTCACCTCCTAGTGGCAGCTGCCAGAAAGGTTTTAGGGGACCATATATGGCAGGCAGGAGCACAGAAGGGTGTTAAAAAATCCAGGATCGATTTATCACACTACCAGCGTATTAGTGAAGAAGAACTCCATGAAATTGAACTTATAGCCAATAGATGGGTTATGGATAACATTCCAGTCAATGTAGAGTGGATGAATCGTACAGAAGCAGAGAAAAAATACGGATTCATACTTTACCAGGGAGGAGTGGTCCCCGGAAGCAGCATCCGCGTAGTTCAGATTCCTGGTGTGGATGTGCAGGCCTGTGCCGGAACACACTGCCATCAAACAGGACAGATTGGCCTTATAAAGATTAATAGAACAGAAAGAATCCAGGATGGAGTGGAAAGATTTGAATTCTCTGCGGGTGAAGCTGCTGTGGAATCCATGCAGACCAATGACGCTTTACTTCAGGATAGTGCTATTGTGTTTAAAGTGGAACCTAGCCAGCTGCCTAAAACCAGTGAAAGATTCTTCACTGAGTGGAAAGCCTTTAAAAACGAGATTGAACGAATGAAATCCCAGGTAGCTAAACTTAAAACAGATTCATTAACTGACCAAACTGAAACTATTAACTCACTATCCTTCCTATCAGATGAGGTTGATGCAGATATAGATGAACTGGTTAAAATGGTCACCCAACTCACTGATGATGGTGGTGTGGATGTGGTTGTCCTTGGGAATTCCGATGGGAAAATAGCAGGTGCAGCATCATCCAAGGCCATTGATCGAGGCATAAAAATCAATGAAATCATCAAAGAAACCGCTAAAATCATGGGCGGTGGGGGTGGTGGAAAACCTCACCTGGCCCAAGGAGCTGGACAAAAAGCAGACAAACTTCCGGAAGCCCTTAGATTTGTGCGTGAGACTGTGAAGGATAAGTTAGCCCAGAAAAATCTTAATGGATTTAGTTAAATGTGATTGATTAACAGTTAAATTATTTAATAGTTAAAAATGGAAATCTTTTACATCTGGTGAAATAAATTGAAAAAAACAATCCAACAGATTAACCATAAAATCAAAGATGGCAAAGCCAACATCCTCACTGCTGAAGAAGTAACCCAGCTGGTGATGGGGGGTGATGAACCCACTGCCGAAGATGTTGATGTGGTGACCACTGGTACCTGTGGTATAATGTCTGGAACCGCAGCCATCTTCCACATCCCTGTCGCAGAACCAGGAACTTTCAAGAAAGCCAAAAGTATACTTTTAAATGGCGTTCCAGGCTTCCCTGGGCCCTGTCCCAATGAATGGTTGGGTTCAGTTGATTTGATGATTTATGGAACTGCCCATAGCATAAACGACCCCCAGTATGGTGGAGGATTCCTCTTCAAGGAACTGGTTAGTGGGAAAGAAATTGAAATTGAAGCAGAAGATTTTGAAGGTAATATCATGAAATCAACTGCCACATTAAATGATTTTGGAACTGCCCAACTGATTGGAACCCGTTCTGCATTTAAGAATTACACTGCCTTTGTAAATCCATCTCCTGAATCTGTTAAATCCATATTCAATGCTGTGAAAATGGATGGACCCTTTAAAGGAATTACATTCTCTGGTTGCGGGGAGCTTAACCCCTTACAAAACGATCCCCAACTAAATTCCATCCATAAAGGCAGCAAATTACTCATTAATAATTCTGAAGGATTGTTCATTGGCACTGGAACAAGAAGCAGTCCTGAAAAGCCAAATATGATGATAACTGCAGATATGAAAGAAATGGACCCCCATTATATTGGTGGTTTTCGTACCGGAGCTGGTCCTGAGGTTTACAATAGTGTGGCCACGGCCATACCAGTCCTGGATGATAACATACTCCAACATACCTTCGTTAAAAATGAAGACATTTCTCTTCCCATCGCGGATATAAGGGGACGTCACAGCGTTTTGAGCCAAACCGATTATGGTGTGTGGAGAGATGTTGATGAAAGACCTACTTATGAAGAAAGTCTTTGTCAGAGGTGTGAAACCTGTCTGGTTGAAGATAGATGTCCTACAAAAGCCTTCCAGAACCATGAACTGAATAAAGTCCGGTGCTTTGGCTGTGGGATGTGTGTTTATTCCTGTCCCTTCAGTTCTTTCCAGATGGAAACCGGTACCGTCTCCATGGATTGGAAAGGTGAGATTAAAACGTTGGATGTTATCTGTCGTCAGTCGGATATTAAACGTGCCCGTGAACTGGCGCGTGAACTTAAAAACAGGATTATAAATGGCGAATTTATCGTTGGATAACCTTTGTTGGATAACCTAAAATATCTGAAATTTTCACTTATTTTGTACTGTCCACCTAATACCCATATCCTATCCTTAGGATTCTAAGGATATAATTTCCCCTAATGATATCCTAAGGATATAATTTCCCCTAAGGCAATTTATCTAAGGATTCAAGTATCTTTTCAGTTATAGAATCCCTATTTTCTGAGGTTATATGGAAAATTTTCACATCTTCCCTATTTTTAACCTTCAAAATAAATGGGTGCTGGGAACGTTGATGAATTACTGCAATTACTGTTTTTTGACTATCCATTGCCTTCCAAACAGCTTGAGGAAAATCTGCACTTTTCAGTTCCATAGGTGCGATTTCATCAATGAAAATATAATTTAACGTCCCTATTGCATTTTCAATGGCAGTTATACCAATTTCTATAATATCATCCAGATTTACAGTGTATTTACCAACTTTTGGGCCTTGAATATGGTTATGAAGGTGGGTACTGGCCAATACTCCCTTTCTACCCGAGGCAATGTCAATAATATTAAAACCAGTTCTTTTACCCTTTTCTCTTATTTCAGGACAGTAAATACCCCCAACAGAATAACCTTTAGAAGTTAAGGTTTTTTTAATCTCTTCTAAAACCGTGGTTTTACCCACACCGGGAGGGCCAGTTATAAGAATATTCATATTAACAATTTGAATAGTTTTAGATAAAAAAAGTAAATGTTAACCTAACTATAATCTTTTTTTATACTACTTGTTTTCACTGTTTGCATATTGTTTTTACTATTTATATGGCTATTAATATTTTATATGTTGTAGAAAAGCCTATATTTTAGTGGAAAAGAATATGATTCCAATTACAAAACCAAATAAGAGTGCTATTACCAGTAAGAGGAAAATAGTTCCCCAAATGGAACTTCCTTTTTCTTCAGTCCCATAATACTCATCTAGATCATAACCACGGTATTTTTTCTTTTTATATCCGTTAGGATTATAGTTCTGCTGATAATCTCTGTTTTGATTATATTTCTCTTTATAAGGTTTATTCTTATAAGATTTATTTTTTTTATAAGGGTTATCCTGGTTATCCTGCTTATAATCTCTGTCCTGATTGTACTGGTAATTGTTATCAGGATTTTGTTGATTATGGTCCTTATCAGAATAATTATCCTCATTCTGATAGGTATCATCATAATATTTGGCGGCAGAATAGTCTTCATCTAGATCATATGGTTCAGTGGGAACTTCCCTTTGCTCATGGTATTCTCCCCTAAGATACTTGTTCTTCAAGGGTTTGTATTCAGAGGTTGATAGTTCCATTCCACATTTAGGACAATATGTGTCCCATTTACGAACTTTAGTACCACAATTTTCACATTTCATAGCGAACCTCGGCTTGATCACCGCATAATCAAATTTACGTTGCTAATTCCTATTATTAACCACCTATTCATGTGCAATTTCATCATGACAAAGCCATCACTAATAATTCTATAAATCTAACTGTTTTTTCATTTTACTACAATCCCATCTTTTTTTAAAAAAACGGAGATATTCCCATTTAATGGATATGTTTTTCTAGGGATTGTGTGCCATCATGGATGTTATGGAACTTTTTCTATCACATGCCACTGTGATCATATCATATCCTTTATTTTTCAACAACATGATTGGCTTGCGGTTGTTTTAAAGGTCCTGTTACCTTTGTATACTATAATTTGATTAATATTTTCTCTAAAGTTACATAAATGGTTTTCCAGTAGAAATAAAGAAAATATGATAAAATAATATTTTCATTGAAAGTATACCAATGTGGATCGCTACTCATGTAGATGTGTACCAGCTTATTTTTTTCAAACAATTTGCAAGATCTCTACAATATAATAACTCTATCGGACAAATATTATAGTAACAAGGGGGGAATGATAATGAATAATGAACTAAGAAAAGAACTTATTGCCAAGTCACCTATTAGTTTTGAAGGGTTGAGAAAACTTAACATTGCTGCTGGTTCACTGCACTTAATCCAGGGAATTATAATGATCGCCTTGGGTTTATGGTTGACATGGACCCAGGATATCTACACTTTCTACCTTAAATTCACAATAATATCATTAAAACCTTTTGAAGCTCAGATCGTTCCAGATCCAACGGTTGCATTTACTGTTAGCTACCTAGGAGTGATTCTTTCCTCATTCTTATTGATTTCCGCCATTGCCCATTTTGCTATTGCCTTTGTAAAAACCAAAAACTACAATGAGAACCTGAAAAAGGGTATGAACCCCTACCGTTGGTATGAATATTTCTTCTCCAGCTCCATTATGCTGGTGATAATCGCGACCTTCGTAGGTGTTTGGGATTTATGGTCTCTGGTAATGATCTTTGTCCTGAATGCCGTGATGATCATGTGCGGCTTTTTGATGGAGAAGATCAACTATTACACC from Methanobacterium petrolearium includes:
- a CDS encoding NTPase, which gives rise to MNILITGPPGVGKTTVLEEIKKTLTSKGYSVGGIYCPEIREKGKRTGFNIIDIASGRKGVLASTHLHNHIQGPKVGKYTVNLDDIIEIGITAIENAIGTLNYIFIDEIAPMELKSADFPQAVWKAMDSQKTVIAVIHQRSQHPFILKVKNREDVKIFHITSENRDSITEKILESLDKLP
- the heR gene encoding heliorhodopsin HeR yields the protein MNNELRKELIAKSPISFEGLRKLNIAAGSLHLIQGIIMIALGLWLTWTQDIYTFYLKFTIISLKPFEAQIVPDPTVAFTVSYLGVILSSFLLISAIAHFAIAFVKTKNYNENLKKGMNPYRWYEYFFSSSIMLVIIATFVGVWDLWSLVMIFVLNAVMIMCGFLMEKINYYTKKTDWSAYLVGCLSGFAPWIVLAAYFVAAVGSTETNPPDFVYAILLVYFIMFNTFSINMVLQYKGVGKWKDYLYGERVYIILSLIAKTALAWLTFIGIFAP
- the alaS gene encoding alanine--tRNA ligase encodes the protein MIKMSDQLKKLGYTKKTCKTCGNDFWSIGERETCGDAPCDEYQFIGNPATPQSYDLFSIHDIFIRFFTERGHTPIKRYPVLAKRWRDDVFLVGASIYNFQPWVTSGQVKPPANPLVVAQPSIRLNDVDNVGRTGRHMTCFTMGGHHAFNSSENEVYWQDETVKYCHDFITHLGIDEKEITFIESWWEGGGNAGPCYEVCVRGVELATLVFIQYRTLPGGEKEEIPLKIVDTGYGLERFAWISQGTPTAYDASFGPVIKELQEMAGVKLNHRILGENAQVAGMMDIEDIADLKTLRSRVAERLGITLKELKEATEPMEAIYVIADHTRCLAFMLADGVIPSNVKEGYLARLILRRTIRFIKKLGLKESLEDIMNIQLNFLSQTYPEIRNNQESILKIIKLEEKRYQKTISKGRQMVKKTIKYLKKDKKDEMPLETLVKLYDSQGLPPDTVAEIARDLDFTVKVPDNFYTLVAEQHSEEEVEEEAPVELDYPETDLLFYDEPQETEFSARFLGLYENNIILDRTLFYPEGGGQPSDVGFLDTGEEKIRILHVEKLDGIILHKVKEEKLEKLKHRVGSSFRGSIDWNRRISLARNHTATHLLVAAARKVLGDHIWQAGAQKGVKKSRIDLSHYQRISEEELHEIELIANRWVMDNIPVNVEWMNRTEAEKKYGFILYQGGVVPGSSIRVVQIPGVDVQACAGTHCHQTGQIGLIKINRTERIQDGVERFEFSAGEAAVESMQTNDALLQDSAIVFKVEPSQLPKTSERFFTEWKAFKNEIERMKSQVAKLKTDSLTDQTETINSLSFLSDEVDADIDELVKMVTQLTDDGGVDVVVLGNSDGKIAGAASSKAIDRGIKINEIIKETAKIMGGGGGGKPHLAQGAGQKADKLPEALRFVRETVKDKLAQKNLNGFS
- a CDS encoding 50S ribosomal protein L10; its protein translation is MPHVAEWKKEEVKELKNLIDSHHVVGMADLSDIPAPQLQKMRQNLRGNAKLKMSRKTLMDLALNDSKKVKVEDLTNHMDGQPALIFTEMNPFKLYKILEGSKTPAPARAGSIAITDIVVPKGDTGFMPGPILGELQKIGIPAKIEKGKIVITEDKTLVAEGDEISRDVASMLTRLDIYPLEVGINLKAAYEDETIYTSDLLTIDEEKTISDLQKAYTQAFNLSVNAVVFNSESTPALISKAAGEALNLAFNAEVLTSKTTDLLLAKAYSQMLAIASEAAAQDAESVDDELREKLNATASATEAKPAEEEKEEEKEEEEEEEEEDKEEDAAAGLGALFG
- a CDS encoding zinc ribbon domain-containing protein, producing MKCENCGTKVRKWDTYCPKCGMELSTSEYKPLKNKYLRGEYHEQREVPTEPYDLDEDYSAAKYYDDTYQNEDNYSDKDHNQQNPDNNYQYNQDRDYKQDNQDNPYKKNKSYKNKPYKEKYNQNRDYQQNYNPNGYKKKKYRGYDLDEYYGTEEKGSSIWGTIFLLLVIALLFGFVIGIIFFSTKI
- the rpl12p gene encoding 50S ribosomal protein P1; the protein is MEYIYAAMLLHTAGQEVNEESVKKILEAAGSDADDARIKALIAALEDVDIEEAMEKTAVAAAAPAAAGTAPAAAEEEAEEEEEEEDEEEKEEEAAAGLGALFG
- a CDS encoding methanogenesis marker 16 metalloprotein, which encodes MKKTIQQINHKIKDGKANILTAEEVTQLVMGGDEPTAEDVDVVTTGTCGIMSGTAAIFHIPVAEPGTFKKAKSILLNGVPGFPGPCPNEWLGSVDLMIYGTAHSINDPQYGGGFLFKELVSGKEIEIEAEDFEGNIMKSTATLNDFGTAQLIGTRSAFKNYTAFVNPSPESVKSIFNAVKMDGPFKGITFSGCGELNPLQNDPQLNSIHKGSKLLINNSEGLFIGTGTRSSPEKPNMMITADMKEMDPHYIGGFRTGAGPEVYNSVATAIPVLDDNILQHTFVKNEDISLPIADIRGRHSVLSQTDYGVWRDVDERPTYEESLCQRCETCLVEDRCPTKAFQNHELNKVRCFGCGMCVYSCPFSSFQMETGTVSMDWKGEIKTLDVICRQSDIKRARELARELKNRIINGEFIVG